Proteins encoded within one genomic window of Cucumis sativus cultivar 9930 chromosome 3, Cucumber_9930_V3, whole genome shotgun sequence:
- the LOC101217008 gene encoding uncharacterized protein LOC101217008 isoform X11: MKKKLRDIVAKRCVDFDSRESRKRRSKRLKSLSVGLATTEDGNDGEMNEREGDNITNKLFVDQSQDFLPVVGKKPPNIRDNLDSTHMTPRSPLPSDSLASLALLKLASRGQVSPILDRSQNVGELVNVCEPSRQQLPKKRRGPTKTKPIAIEECNKVGVTFDQFGQPIEEASIGLSSFLGPLVREVVPVTLSDWRKLSTRSKEILWTSIQFRYNVKEDWQRKCIFQKMGRLWRAEKSRILSQIQSTSTNEELVKMKPSNIQSVHDWMEFVKEKKSTRFKAKSEKFKSMKEMQLPSTRRKSYTRLAEEMAMQNKLSDNVAKRCIDFDSKAPRKRRSKRLKFLSIDLATTEDVNDGEINSMEGVNITNKLFVDQSQDSLPVAGNERPNIGDNLDSTHTTPESPLPSDSLASLTLLKLASRGQVSPILDRSQNVGEHINDSEPTMQQHPKKRRGPTKMKPIAIEECNKVDITFDQFGQPIGEASIGLSSFLGALVREVVPVTLSNWRKLSTTSKEILWTSIQLRYNVKEVWQRKCIFRKMGRLWRAGKSRIVSQIQSTSTNEELVKMKPSNVQSMHDWMDFVKEKKSATFKAKSEKFKSMKKMQLPHTCSRKGYARLAEEMRKSCLDSSSVTRIALLAKAHRKKDENPVNSQVTETLGMEKKLSDMVAKRCIYFDPKTLQKRRSKRLESFSIGPATTEDDNDGKMNKEGDNITNKFFIDQSQNSMAAGNKAPNIGDNHDSTHTIPSSPLPLDSDSTDRTPSSPLSLDRSQNSGEHINVSEQTMQQLPNNCRDPTRMGANAIEECNKVDIIFNEFGQPIGEASIGLSSFLGPLVREVVPVTLNDWRKLSTRSKEVLWKSVQLRYNMKEDWQRKYIFQKMGRLWRAGKSRIVSQIQSTSTSEELVKMKPSNIKSMHDWMNFVKEKKSAMFKAKSEKFKSMKKKQLPHTCSRKGYARLAEEMVVQIHHQCLGLQYGQKHTGKKTEILLTHKLQKHWSVLNKLTMKNLKKQMTMKG, from the exons atgaagaagaaactaaGAGATATTGTTGCCAAAAGATGTGTTGATTTTGATTCAAGGGAATCACGAAAGAGGCGTTCTAAGCGCTTGAAATCTCTTTCAGTTGGCCTAGCAACTACAGAGGATGGCAACGATGGAGAAATGAATGAGAGGGAAGGAGATAACATTACAAATAAGTTGTTTGTTGACCAATCTCAAGATTTTTTGCCAGTAGTTGGAAAAAAGCCACCTAATATTAGAGACAATCTTGATAGTACGCACATGACTCCAAGATCACCATTACCATCAGATTCGCTAGCATCTCTTGCCCTTTTGAAGTTAGCTTCTAGGGGACAAGTTTCACCAATTTTAGATAGATCACAAAATGTAGGAGAACTTGTCAATGTTTGTGAGCCAAGTAGGCAACAACTTCCTAAGAAACGTAGAGGCCCTACAAAAACGAAACCCATTGCAATTGAGGAGTGCAATAAAGTGGGTGTAACATTCGACCAGTTTGGACAACCAATTGAGGAGGCTTCGATTGGGTTGTCTTCATTTTTAGGTCCACTCGTGAGAGAGGTAGTGCCTGTGACTTTAAGTGATTGGAGAAAATTGTCAACAAGATCCAAAGAAATTTTATGGACATCAATTCAA TTTAGGTATAATGTGAAAGAAGATTGGCAAAGAAAATGTATCTTTCAAAAGATGGGTAGACTGTGGAGAGCAGAAAAATCACGAATTTTGTCACAAATTCAATCAACTTCCACTAATGAAGAGCTTGTTAAAATGAAGCCATCCAATATACAATCTGTGCACGATTGGATGGAATttgtgaaagaaaagaagagcaCAAGGTTCAAG GCTAAAAGtgaaaagttcaaatcaaTGAAGGAGATGCAACTTCCAAGTACACGTCGTAAGAGTTATACTAGATTGGCAGAAGAAATG GCAATGCAGAATAAATTAAGCGATAATGTGGCCAAAAGATGtattgattttgattcaaaGGCACCACGAAAGAGACGTTCCAAGCgattaaaatttctttcaataGACCTAGCAACTACTGAGGATGTCAACGATGGAGAAATAAATTCCATGGAAGGAGTTAACATCACAAATAAGTTGTTTGTCGACCAATCTCAAGATTCTTTGCCAGTAGCTGGGAATGAGCGACCTAATATTGGAGACAATCTTGATAGTACACACACCACTCCAGAATCACCTTTACCATCAGATTCGCTAGCATCTCTTACCCTTTTGAAGTTAGCTTCTAGGGGACAAGTTTCACCAATTTTAGATAGGTCACAAAATGTAGGAGAGCATATCAATGATTCTGAACCAACCATGCAACAACACCCCAAGAAACGTAGAGGCCCTACAAAAATGAAACCCATCGCAATTGAGGAGTGCAATAAAGTGGATATAACCTTCGACCAGTTTGGACAACCAATTGGGGAGGCTTCAATTGGGTTGTCTTCATTTTTAGGTGCACTCGTGAGAGAGGTAGTGCCTGTGACTTTAAGCAATTGGAGAAAATTGTCTACAACATCCAAAGAAATTTTATGGACATCAATTCAA TTAAGATATAATGTGAAAGAAGTTTGgcaaagaaaatgtatttttcgAAAGATGGGTAGATTATGGAGAGCAGGAAAATCACGAATTGTTTCACAAATTCAATCAACTTCCACTAATGAAGAACTTGTTAAAATGAAGCCATCCAATGTACAATCTATGCACGATTGGATGGACTttgtgaaagaaaagaagagtgCAACGTTCAAG gctaaaagtgaaaagttcaaatcaaTGAAGAAGATGCAACTTCCACACACATGTAGTCGAAAGGGTTATGCTCGATTGGCAGAAGAAATG agaaAAAGTTGTTTGGATTCATCATCTGTGACAAGGATTGCATTGCTGGCAAAAGCACACaggaagaaagatgaaaatccTGTTAACTCACAAGTTACAGAAACGTTG ggAATGGAGAAGAAACTAAGTGATATGGTTGCCAAAAgatgtatttattttgatccAAAGACACTACAAAAGAGACGTTCTAAGCGCTTGGAATCTTTTTCAATAGGCCCAGCAACTACGGAGGATGACAACGATGGAAAAATGAACAAGGAAGGAGATAACATCACAAATAAGTTCTTCATTGACCAATCTCAAAATTCCATGGCAGCTGGAAATAAGGCACCTAATATTGGAGACAATCATGACAGTACACACACAATTCCAAGTTCACCATTACCATTAGATAGTGACAGTACAGACAGAACTCCAAGTTCACCTTTATCATTAGATAGATCGCAAAATTCAGGAGAACATATAAATGTTTCTGAACAAACTATGCAACAACTCCCCAACAACTGTAGAGACCCTACTAGAATGGGAGCCAATGCAATTGAGGAGTGCAATAAAGTGGATATAATCTTCAATGAGTTTGGACAACCAATTGGCGAGGCTTCAATTGGGTTGTCTTCATTTCTAGGTCCACTCGTGAGAGAGGTAGTGCCTGTGACTTTAAACGATTGGAGAAAATTGTCAACAAGATCTAAGGAAGTTTTATGGAAATCAGTTCAA ttaagatataatatgaaagaagattggcaaagaaaatatatctttCAAAAGATGGGTAGATTGTGGAGAGCAGGAAAATCACGAATTGTGTCACAAATTCAATCAACTTCCACTAGTGAAGAACTTGTTAAAATGAAGCCATCCAATATAAAATCAATGCACGATTGGATGAACTttgtgaaagaaaagaaaagcgcAATGTTCAAG GCTAAAAGtgaaaagttcaaatcaatgaagaagaagcaacTTCCACATACATGTAGTCGCAAGGGTTATGCTCGATTGGCAGAAGAAATG GTTGTCCAGATTCATCATCAGTGTCTAGGGTTGCAGTATGGGCAAAAGCACACAGGAAAAAAGACGGAAATCCTGTTAACTCACAAGTTGCAGAAGCATTG gAGCGTATTGAACAAATTGACAATGAAG AACTTGAAGAAACAAATGACAATGAAGGGATAA
- the LOC101217008 gene encoding uncharacterized protein LOC101217008 isoform X10, whose product MKKKLRDIVAKRCVDFDSRESRKRRSKRLKSLSVGLATTEDGNDGEMNEREGDNITNKLFVDQSQDFLPVVGKKPPNIRDNLDSTHMTPRSPLPSDSLASLALLKLASRGQVSPILDRSQNVGELVNVCEPSRQQLPKKRRGPTKTKPIAIEECNKVGVTFDQFGQPIEEASIGLSSFLGPLVREVVPVTLSDWRKLSTRSKEILWTSIQFRYNVKEDWQRKCIFQKMGRLWRAEKSRILSQIQSTSTNEELVKMKPSNIQSVHDWMEFVKEKKSTRFKAKSEKFKSMKEMQLPSTRRKSYTRLAEEMAMQNKLSDNVAKRCIDFDSKAPRKRRSKRLKFLSIDLATTEDVNDGEINSMEGVNITNKLFVDQSQDSLPVAGNERPNIGDNLDSTHTTPESPLPSDSLASLTLLKLASRGQVSPILDRSQNVGEHINDSEPTMQQHPKKRRGPTKMKPIAIEECNKVDITFDQFGQPIGEASIGLSSFLGALVREVVPVTLSNWRKLSTTSKEILWTSIQLRYNVKEVWQRKCIFRKMGRLWRAGKSRIVSQIQSTSTNEELVKMKPSNVQSMHDWMDFVKEKKSATFKAKSEKFKSMKKMQLPHTCSRKGYARLAEEMRKSCLDSSSVTRIALLAKAHRKKDENPVNSQVTETLGMEKKLSDMVAKRCIYFDPKTLQKRRSKRLESFSIGPATTEDDNDGKMNKEGDNITNKFFIDQSQNSMAAGNKAPNIGDNHDSTHTIPSSPLPLDSDSTDRTPSSPLSLDRSQNSGEHINVSEQTMQQLPNNCRDPTRMGANAIEECNKVDIIFNEFGQPIGEASIGLSSFLGPLVREVVPVTLNDWRKLSTRSKEVLWKSVQLRYNMKEDWQRKYIFQKMGRLWRAGKSRIVSQIQSTSTSEELVKMKPSNIKSMHDWMNFVKEKKSAMFKAKSEKFKSMKKKQLPHTCSRKGYARLAEEMVVQIHHQCLGLQYGQKHTGKKTEILLTHKLQKHWSVLNKLTMKMVIMQNLKKQMTMKG is encoded by the exons atgaagaagaaactaaGAGATATTGTTGCCAAAAGATGTGTTGATTTTGATTCAAGGGAATCACGAAAGAGGCGTTCTAAGCGCTTGAAATCTCTTTCAGTTGGCCTAGCAACTACAGAGGATGGCAACGATGGAGAAATGAATGAGAGGGAAGGAGATAACATTACAAATAAGTTGTTTGTTGACCAATCTCAAGATTTTTTGCCAGTAGTTGGAAAAAAGCCACCTAATATTAGAGACAATCTTGATAGTACGCACATGACTCCAAGATCACCATTACCATCAGATTCGCTAGCATCTCTTGCCCTTTTGAAGTTAGCTTCTAGGGGACAAGTTTCACCAATTTTAGATAGATCACAAAATGTAGGAGAACTTGTCAATGTTTGTGAGCCAAGTAGGCAACAACTTCCTAAGAAACGTAGAGGCCCTACAAAAACGAAACCCATTGCAATTGAGGAGTGCAATAAAGTGGGTGTAACATTCGACCAGTTTGGACAACCAATTGAGGAGGCTTCGATTGGGTTGTCTTCATTTTTAGGTCCACTCGTGAGAGAGGTAGTGCCTGTGACTTTAAGTGATTGGAGAAAATTGTCAACAAGATCCAAAGAAATTTTATGGACATCAATTCAA TTTAGGTATAATGTGAAAGAAGATTGGCAAAGAAAATGTATCTTTCAAAAGATGGGTAGACTGTGGAGAGCAGAAAAATCACGAATTTTGTCACAAATTCAATCAACTTCCACTAATGAAGAGCTTGTTAAAATGAAGCCATCCAATATACAATCTGTGCACGATTGGATGGAATttgtgaaagaaaagaagagcaCAAGGTTCAAG GCTAAAAGtgaaaagttcaaatcaaTGAAGGAGATGCAACTTCCAAGTACACGTCGTAAGAGTTATACTAGATTGGCAGAAGAAATG GCAATGCAGAATAAATTAAGCGATAATGTGGCCAAAAGATGtattgattttgattcaaaGGCACCACGAAAGAGACGTTCCAAGCgattaaaatttctttcaataGACCTAGCAACTACTGAGGATGTCAACGATGGAGAAATAAATTCCATGGAAGGAGTTAACATCACAAATAAGTTGTTTGTCGACCAATCTCAAGATTCTTTGCCAGTAGCTGGGAATGAGCGACCTAATATTGGAGACAATCTTGATAGTACACACACCACTCCAGAATCACCTTTACCATCAGATTCGCTAGCATCTCTTACCCTTTTGAAGTTAGCTTCTAGGGGACAAGTTTCACCAATTTTAGATAGGTCACAAAATGTAGGAGAGCATATCAATGATTCTGAACCAACCATGCAACAACACCCCAAGAAACGTAGAGGCCCTACAAAAATGAAACCCATCGCAATTGAGGAGTGCAATAAAGTGGATATAACCTTCGACCAGTTTGGACAACCAATTGGGGAGGCTTCAATTGGGTTGTCTTCATTTTTAGGTGCACTCGTGAGAGAGGTAGTGCCTGTGACTTTAAGCAATTGGAGAAAATTGTCTACAACATCCAAAGAAATTTTATGGACATCAATTCAA TTAAGATATAATGTGAAAGAAGTTTGgcaaagaaaatgtatttttcgAAAGATGGGTAGATTATGGAGAGCAGGAAAATCACGAATTGTTTCACAAATTCAATCAACTTCCACTAATGAAGAACTTGTTAAAATGAAGCCATCCAATGTACAATCTATGCACGATTGGATGGACTttgtgaaagaaaagaagagtgCAACGTTCAAG gctaaaagtgaaaagttcaaatcaaTGAAGAAGATGCAACTTCCACACACATGTAGTCGAAAGGGTTATGCTCGATTGGCAGAAGAAATG agaaAAAGTTGTTTGGATTCATCATCTGTGACAAGGATTGCATTGCTGGCAAAAGCACACaggaagaaagatgaaaatccTGTTAACTCACAAGTTACAGAAACGTTG ggAATGGAGAAGAAACTAAGTGATATGGTTGCCAAAAgatgtatttattttgatccAAAGACACTACAAAAGAGACGTTCTAAGCGCTTGGAATCTTTTTCAATAGGCCCAGCAACTACGGAGGATGACAACGATGGAAAAATGAACAAGGAAGGAGATAACATCACAAATAAGTTCTTCATTGACCAATCTCAAAATTCCATGGCAGCTGGAAATAAGGCACCTAATATTGGAGACAATCATGACAGTACACACACAATTCCAAGTTCACCATTACCATTAGATAGTGACAGTACAGACAGAACTCCAAGTTCACCTTTATCATTAGATAGATCGCAAAATTCAGGAGAACATATAAATGTTTCTGAACAAACTATGCAACAACTCCCCAACAACTGTAGAGACCCTACTAGAATGGGAGCCAATGCAATTGAGGAGTGCAATAAAGTGGATATAATCTTCAATGAGTTTGGACAACCAATTGGCGAGGCTTCAATTGGGTTGTCTTCATTTCTAGGTCCACTCGTGAGAGAGGTAGTGCCTGTGACTTTAAACGATTGGAGAAAATTGTCAACAAGATCTAAGGAAGTTTTATGGAAATCAGTTCAA ttaagatataatatgaaagaagattggcaaagaaaatatatctttCAAAAGATGGGTAGATTGTGGAGAGCAGGAAAATCACGAATTGTGTCACAAATTCAATCAACTTCCACTAGTGAAGAACTTGTTAAAATGAAGCCATCCAATATAAAATCAATGCACGATTGGATGAACTttgtgaaagaaaagaaaagcgcAATGTTCAAG GCTAAAAGtgaaaagttcaaatcaatgaagaagaagcaacTTCCACATACATGTAGTCGCAAGGGTTATGCTCGATTGGCAGAAGAAATG GTTGTCCAGATTCATCATCAGTGTCTAGGGTTGCAGTATGGGCAAAAGCACACAGGAAAAAAGACGGAAATCCTGTTAACTCACAAGTTGCAGAAGCATTG gAGCGTATTGAACAAATTGACAATGAAG ATGGTCATTATGCAGAACTTGAAGAAACAAATGACAATGAAGGGATAA
- the LOC101217008 gene encoding uncharacterized protein LOC101217008 isoform X12: protein MKKKLRDIVAKRCVDFDSRESRKRRSKRLKSLSVGLATTEDGNDGEMNEREGDNITNKLFVDQSQDFLPVVGKKPPNIRDNLDSTHMTPRSPLPSDSLASLALLKLASRGQVSPILDRSQNVGELVNVCEPSRQQLPKKRRGPTKTKPIAIEECNKVGVTFDQFGQPIEEASIGLSSFLGPLVREVVPVTLSDWRKLSTRSKEILWTSIQFRYNVKEDWQRKCIFQKMGRLWRAEKSRILSQIQSTSTNEELVKMKPSNIQSVHDWMEFVKEKKSTRFKAKSEKFKSMKEMQLPSTRRKSYTRLAEEMAMQNKLSDNVAKRCIDFDSKAPRKRRSKRLKFLSIDLATTEDVNDGEINSMEGVNITNKLFVDQSQDSLPVAGNERPNIGDNLDSTHTTPESPLPSDSLASLTLLKLASRGQVSPILDRSQNVGEHINDSEPTMQQHPKKRRGPTKMKPIAIEECNKVDITFDQFGQPIGEASIGLSSFLGALVREVVPVTLSNWRKLSTTSKEILWTSIQLRYNVKEVWQRKCIFRKMGRLWRAGKSRIVSQIQSTSTNEELVKMKPSNVQSMHDWMDFVKEKKSATFKAKSEKFKSMKKMQLPHTCSRKGYARLAEEMRKSCLDSSSVTRIALLAKAHRKKDENPVNSQVTETLGMEKKLSDMVAKRCIYFDPKTLQKRRSKRLESFSIGPATTEDDNDGKMNKEGDNITNKFFIDQSQNSMAAGNKAPNIGDNHDSTHTIPSSPLPLDSDSTDRTPSSPLSLDRSQNSGEHINVSEQTMQQLPNNCRDPTRMGANAIEECNKVDIIFNEFGQPIGEASIGLSSFLGPLVREVVPVTLNDWRKLSTRSKEVLWKSVQLRYNMKEDWQRKYIFQKMGRLWRAGKSRIVSQIQSTSTSEELVKMKPSNIKSMHDWMNFVKEKKSAMFKAKSEKFKSMKKKQLPHTCSRKGYARLAEEMKKGCPDSSSVSRVAVWAKAHRKKDGNPVNSQVAEALNLKKQMTMKG, encoded by the exons atgaagaagaaactaaGAGATATTGTTGCCAAAAGATGTGTTGATTTTGATTCAAGGGAATCACGAAAGAGGCGTTCTAAGCGCTTGAAATCTCTTTCAGTTGGCCTAGCAACTACAGAGGATGGCAACGATGGAGAAATGAATGAGAGGGAAGGAGATAACATTACAAATAAGTTGTTTGTTGACCAATCTCAAGATTTTTTGCCAGTAGTTGGAAAAAAGCCACCTAATATTAGAGACAATCTTGATAGTACGCACATGACTCCAAGATCACCATTACCATCAGATTCGCTAGCATCTCTTGCCCTTTTGAAGTTAGCTTCTAGGGGACAAGTTTCACCAATTTTAGATAGATCACAAAATGTAGGAGAACTTGTCAATGTTTGTGAGCCAAGTAGGCAACAACTTCCTAAGAAACGTAGAGGCCCTACAAAAACGAAACCCATTGCAATTGAGGAGTGCAATAAAGTGGGTGTAACATTCGACCAGTTTGGACAACCAATTGAGGAGGCTTCGATTGGGTTGTCTTCATTTTTAGGTCCACTCGTGAGAGAGGTAGTGCCTGTGACTTTAAGTGATTGGAGAAAATTGTCAACAAGATCCAAAGAAATTTTATGGACATCAATTCAA TTTAGGTATAATGTGAAAGAAGATTGGCAAAGAAAATGTATCTTTCAAAAGATGGGTAGACTGTGGAGAGCAGAAAAATCACGAATTTTGTCACAAATTCAATCAACTTCCACTAATGAAGAGCTTGTTAAAATGAAGCCATCCAATATACAATCTGTGCACGATTGGATGGAATttgtgaaagaaaagaagagcaCAAGGTTCAAG GCTAAAAGtgaaaagttcaaatcaaTGAAGGAGATGCAACTTCCAAGTACACGTCGTAAGAGTTATACTAGATTGGCAGAAGAAATG GCAATGCAGAATAAATTAAGCGATAATGTGGCCAAAAGATGtattgattttgattcaaaGGCACCACGAAAGAGACGTTCCAAGCgattaaaatttctttcaataGACCTAGCAACTACTGAGGATGTCAACGATGGAGAAATAAATTCCATGGAAGGAGTTAACATCACAAATAAGTTGTTTGTCGACCAATCTCAAGATTCTTTGCCAGTAGCTGGGAATGAGCGACCTAATATTGGAGACAATCTTGATAGTACACACACCACTCCAGAATCACCTTTACCATCAGATTCGCTAGCATCTCTTACCCTTTTGAAGTTAGCTTCTAGGGGACAAGTTTCACCAATTTTAGATAGGTCACAAAATGTAGGAGAGCATATCAATGATTCTGAACCAACCATGCAACAACACCCCAAGAAACGTAGAGGCCCTACAAAAATGAAACCCATCGCAATTGAGGAGTGCAATAAAGTGGATATAACCTTCGACCAGTTTGGACAACCAATTGGGGAGGCTTCAATTGGGTTGTCTTCATTTTTAGGTGCACTCGTGAGAGAGGTAGTGCCTGTGACTTTAAGCAATTGGAGAAAATTGTCTACAACATCCAAAGAAATTTTATGGACATCAATTCAA TTAAGATATAATGTGAAAGAAGTTTGgcaaagaaaatgtatttttcgAAAGATGGGTAGATTATGGAGAGCAGGAAAATCACGAATTGTTTCACAAATTCAATCAACTTCCACTAATGAAGAACTTGTTAAAATGAAGCCATCCAATGTACAATCTATGCACGATTGGATGGACTttgtgaaagaaaagaagagtgCAACGTTCAAG gctaaaagtgaaaagttcaaatcaaTGAAGAAGATGCAACTTCCACACACATGTAGTCGAAAGGGTTATGCTCGATTGGCAGAAGAAATG agaaAAAGTTGTTTGGATTCATCATCTGTGACAAGGATTGCATTGCTGGCAAAAGCACACaggaagaaagatgaaaatccTGTTAACTCACAAGTTACAGAAACGTTG ggAATGGAGAAGAAACTAAGTGATATGGTTGCCAAAAgatgtatttattttgatccAAAGACACTACAAAAGAGACGTTCTAAGCGCTTGGAATCTTTTTCAATAGGCCCAGCAACTACGGAGGATGACAACGATGGAAAAATGAACAAGGAAGGAGATAACATCACAAATAAGTTCTTCATTGACCAATCTCAAAATTCCATGGCAGCTGGAAATAAGGCACCTAATATTGGAGACAATCATGACAGTACACACACAATTCCAAGTTCACCATTACCATTAGATAGTGACAGTACAGACAGAACTCCAAGTTCACCTTTATCATTAGATAGATCGCAAAATTCAGGAGAACATATAAATGTTTCTGAACAAACTATGCAACAACTCCCCAACAACTGTAGAGACCCTACTAGAATGGGAGCCAATGCAATTGAGGAGTGCAATAAAGTGGATATAATCTTCAATGAGTTTGGACAACCAATTGGCGAGGCTTCAATTGGGTTGTCTTCATTTCTAGGTCCACTCGTGAGAGAGGTAGTGCCTGTGACTTTAAACGATTGGAGAAAATTGTCAACAAGATCTAAGGAAGTTTTATGGAAATCAGTTCAA ttaagatataatatgaaagaagattggcaaagaaaatatatctttCAAAAGATGGGTAGATTGTGGAGAGCAGGAAAATCACGAATTGTGTCACAAATTCAATCAACTTCCACTAGTGAAGAACTTGTTAAAATGAAGCCATCCAATATAAAATCAATGCACGATTGGATGAACTttgtgaaagaaaagaaaagcgcAATGTTCAAG GCTAAAAGtgaaaagttcaaatcaatgaagaagaagcaacTTCCACATACATGTAGTCGCAAGGGTTATGCTCGATTGGCAGAAGAAATG aaAAAAGGTTGTCCAGATTCATCATCAGTGTCTAGGGTTGCAGTATGGGCAAAAGCACACAGGAAAAAAGACGGAAATCCTGTTAACTCACAAGTTGCAGAAGCATTG AACTTGAAGAAACAAATGACAATGAAGGGATAA